A single region of the Enterobacteriaceae endosymbiont of Donacia tomentosa genome encodes:
- the murJ gene encoding murein biosynthesis integral membrane protein MurJ has protein sequence MNLLKSLTTVSIITLLSRLLGFIRDSLIAKVFGAGIYSDSFFIAFKLPNLLRRIFAEGAFSQAFTPILAEYKNKRTVKETKNFIASTLGILIIILTLVVLLGIMFSSFIISIIAPGFVNTDQKLKLTSQILKITFPYILLISLASLASSILNIWKNFFVPALTPVLLNFSMIFLIIIFPNTLRPPILILAWSVLIGGLAQVVYQLIYLKKLNMLIFPKFKNLDDGVSRVFKKMGTAIIGVTATQISLLINSAFASFLITGSITWIYYADRLMELPIGMFSVALTIVLLPALTDAFTQNKEKEYNKLMDLGLRLCFLLIVPSSLILGFLSKPLLISLFQYGAFTYFDVLMTQINIFIYAIGLIFLIIAKVLSIGFYARQNVKTPVQVAILVLIITQLINPIFIFFLHHIGFALSICFSSCLNVILLINILIKKKIYTPQPGWLFFLSRILMVTIFLGIILFFISKNISEKWLILSTFTVRITFLLSICSFILFIYMIMLFLLGFRMKDFFIKKY, from the coding sequence ATGAATTTATTAAAGTCATTAACCACAGTTAGTATAATAACATTATTATCTAGATTATTAGGTTTTATTAGAGACAGTTTAATAGCAAAAGTATTTGGTGCTGGTATTTATAGTGATTCTTTTTTTATAGCTTTTAAATTACCTAATTTATTAAGAAGAATATTTGCTGAAGGAGCTTTTTCACAAGCTTTTACTCCAATATTAGCTGAATATAAAAATAAAAGAACTGTAAAAGAAACGAAAAATTTTATTGCTTCCACATTAGGTATATTAATAATTATTCTTACTCTTGTTGTATTACTAGGAATAATGTTTTCTTCTTTTATTATTTCTATAATCGCTCCTGGATTTGTCAATACAGACCAAAAATTAAAACTGACTTCACAAATATTAAAAATAACTTTTCCTTATATTTTATTAATATCTTTAGCCTCGTTAGCTAGTTCAATTTTAAATATTTGGAAAAATTTTTTTGTACCCGCATTAACTCCTGTTTTATTAAATTTTAGTATGATATTTTTAATTATTATTTTTCCAAATACCTTACGCCCTCCAATTCTAATTTTAGCTTGGTCTGTATTAATTGGAGGATTAGCTCAAGTTGTTTATCAATTAATTTATTTAAAAAAATTAAATATGCTAATTTTCCCTAAATTTAAAAATTTGGATGATGGAGTATCAAGAGTTTTTAAAAAAATGGGTACTGCTATTATTGGAGTAACAGCAACTCAAATATCTTTACTAATTAATTCTGCTTTCGCTTCTTTTTTAATTACTGGATCAATTACTTGGATTTATTATGCTGATCGTTTAATGGAATTACCTATAGGTATGTTTAGTGTGGCCTTAACAATAGTATTATTACCAGCACTTACTGATGCTTTTACACAAAATAAAGAAAAAGAATATAACAAATTAATGGATTTAGGATTACGCTTATGTTTTCTATTAATAGTTCCTAGTTCTTTAATATTAGGATTTTTATCTAAACCTTTATTGATTTCATTATTTCAGTATGGAGCATTTACTTATTTTGATGTATTAATGACACAAATTAATATTTTTATATATGCAATAGGTTTAATATTTTTAATAATAGCTAAAGTTTTATCGATAGGATTCTATGCAAGACAAAATGTTAAAACACCTGTACAAGTTGCTATATTAGTTTTAATAATTACTCAATTAATTAATCCCATATTCATTTTTTTTCTACACCATATTGGATTTGCTCTATCAATATGTTTTTCTTCTTGTTTAAATGTTATTTTATTAATAAATATCTTAATTAAGAAAAAAATTTATACACCACAACCTGGTTGGTTATTTTTTTTATCTCGTATTTTAATGGTAACTATATTTTTAGGAATAATATTATTTTTTATTTCTAAAAACATTTCTGAAAAATGGTTAATATTATCGACTTTTACAGTACGCATAACTTTTTTATTAAGTATTTGTTCTTTTATCTTATTTATATATATGATAATGTTGTTCTTATTAGGTTTTCGTATGAAAGACTTTTTTATTAAAAAATATTAA
- a CDS encoding SufS family cysteine desulfurase, which translates to MNFDIKNIRKQFPILSRKINKNNFVYLDNAATVHKPKIVISALNDFYKNYYSSVNRGIYELSTKVTNKMEDIRNKIANFINAKSSEEIIFTSSTTEGINLIANTWGINNISSNDNIVISEMEHHSNLIPWIILSKKIGFNIRIIPLNKNGKLKIYKIPSLIDKYTRLISVTYISNVLGTINPIKDIIKLAKKNNIITLIDGAQAVTNQKINVQSLKCDFFVFSGHKIFGPTGIGVLYGIKKILENIEPWQVGGGMISNIYKKKLIWETIPWKFEAGTPNISGIIGLGVALSWFTSLNINNIIKYNKYLTEYTLNKLNSIPNINIFGNKFSSDNRVGIISFNLKKIHAYDIGIFLDQYGIAIRTGHQCAIPLMNYYKVESMCRISFSIYTNINDIDIFIEKLIHINNLLNK; encoded by the coding sequence ATGAATTTTGATATAAAAAATATTAGAAAGCAATTTCCTATTTTATCTAGAAAAATTAATAAAAATAATTTTGTTTATTTAGATAATGCAGCAACTGTACATAAACCTAAAATAGTAATTTCTGCATTAAATGATTTTTATAAAAATTATTATTCCTCAGTTAATAGAGGTATATATGAATTAAGTACAAAAGTAACAAATAAAATGGAAGATATACGTAATAAAATCGCGAATTTTATTAATGCTAAATCTTCAGAAGAAATAATATTTACTAGTAGTACAACAGAAGGTATTAATCTTATCGCAAATACTTGGGGGATAAATAATATATCATCAAATGATAATATTGTTATTTCTGAAATGGAACATCATTCTAATCTTATCCCCTGGATTATTCTGTCTAAAAAAATAGGTTTTAATATTCGTATTATTCCTTTAAATAAAAATGGGAAATTAAAAATATATAAAATTCCTAGTTTAATTGATAAATATACTCGTTTAATATCAGTTACTTATATTTCTAATGTTTTAGGTACAATTAATCCTATTAAAGATATTATTAAATTAGCAAAAAAAAATAATATTATTACACTAATTGATGGAGCTCAAGCAGTTACTAATCAAAAAATTAATGTTCAAAGTTTGAAATGTGACTTTTTTGTTTTTTCTGGACATAAAATTTTTGGGCCTACTGGAATAGGAGTTTTATATGGAATCAAAAAAATATTAGAAAATATAGAACCTTGGCAAGTAGGTGGAGGAATGATATCAAATATATATAAAAAAAAACTTATTTGGGAAACAATACCTTGGAAATTTGAAGCAGGAACACCAAATATATCTGGTATTATAGGGTTAGGTGTTGCACTATCATGGTTTACGTCACTCAATATAAATAATATTATTAAATATAATAAATATTTAACAGAATATACTTTAAATAAATTGAATTCTATACCGAATATAAATATATTCGGGAATAAATTTTCAAGTGACAATAGAGTAGGTATTATTTCTTTTAATTTAAAAAAAATTCATGCTTATGATATAGGTATTTTTTTAGATCAATATGGAATTGCTATTCGTACTGGTCATCAATGCGCTATACCTCTTATGAACTATTATAAAGTTGAGTCAATGTGTAGAATTTCTTTTTCTATATATACGAATATTAATGATATCGATATCTTTATAGAAAAATTAATACATATAAATAATTTATTAAATAAGTAA
- a CDS encoding NADH-quinone oxidoreductase subunit N produces MTNLLSTSLTPLIVIIITVLILLIKISIRRDNLLSLIITNSGLLLTIISIIYLKDINFSKHYLLLNSNYTIFYTIILLITNILICLISYPWIESHFNYYQDEFYLLTLIVSMGGMVLTNSNNFISMLIGTELISIPILGLISYNLILKNSLEASIKYIILSSIASSFLIFGISFIYFDYGNLNFTYLLTHYSSHVFLKNHLNIIGLCFILVSLAFKLSIVPFHLWTPDVYQGSPLPAIMFLSTFSKSVFFVFLVRFLVYFFKINGNGFILYKIIILLSILSIIFGNFMACVTKNNIKRLLGYSSISHMGYLLIIIIYNQLLQRKHLFSLEMMSIYIIGYIINNLGIFGIMSILSNYSYFKNNNLDKLYYYRGLFWYDPVSAFILTVMLLSLAGIPITIGFISKFFLIALSIKTQLWYLTGIIILGSSVGLYYYLHVIISLYLMPSKSNKDTYLSMKNNDNFSINFAKNLILILAILTILLGIYPESIIYVYSKLKLT; encoded by the coding sequence ATGACAAATTTATTATCAACATCATTAACACCTTTAATTGTTATTATAATAACAGTCTTAATTTTATTAATAAAAATATCTATTAGACGTGATAATTTATTAAGTTTAATAATTACTAATTCAGGATTATTATTAACTATAATATCTATTATATATTTAAAAGATATTAATTTTTCTAAACATTATTTATTGTTAAATAGTAACTATACTATTTTTTATACCATTATATTATTGATAACTAATATTTTAATATGTTTAATATCGTATCCATGGATAGAATCACATTTTAATTATTATCAAGATGAATTTTATTTATTAACTCTTATTGTATCAATGGGAGGAATGGTTTTAACTAATTCTAATAATTTTATTTCTATGTTAATAGGTACTGAATTAATATCTATACCCATATTAGGTTTAATAAGTTATAATTTAATATTAAAAAATTCATTAGAAGCTAGTATTAAATATATTATTTTATCTAGTATTGCATCATCATTTTTAATATTTGGAATATCTTTTATTTATTTTGATTATGGTAATTTAAATTTTACTTATTTATTAACTCATTATTCTTCTCATGTTTTTTTAAAAAATCATTTAAATATAATTGGTTTATGTTTTATTTTAGTTAGTTTAGCTTTTAAATTATCAATAGTACCATTTCATTTATGGACTCCAGATGTATATCAAGGATCACCTTTACCTGCAATAATGTTTTTATCTACATTTAGCAAATCAGTTTTTTTTGTATTTTTAGTAAGATTTTTAGTATATTTTTTTAAAATTAATGGTAATGGTTTTATTTTATATAAAATAATAATTTTATTATCAATCTTATCAATTATATTTGGTAATTTTATGGCTTGCGTTACTAAGAATAATATTAAGCGTTTATTAGGTTACTCATCTATATCACATATGGGTTATTTATTAATAATTATTATTTATAATCAACTCTTGCAAAGAAAACATCTTTTTTCATTAGAAATGATGAGTATATATATTATTGGTTATATAATAAATAATTTAGGAATTTTTGGAATAATGAGTATATTATCTAATTATTCATATTTTAAAAATAATAATTTAGATAAATTATATTATTATAGAGGATTATTTTGGTATGATCCTGTATCAGCTTTTATTTTAACTGTAATGTTATTATCTTTAGCTGGTATACCTATCACAATTGGTTTTATATCAAAATTTTTTTTAATAGCATTAAGTATAAAAACTCAATTATGGTATTTAACTGGTATTATTATATTAGGTAGTTCTGTAGGATTATATTACTATTTACATGTTATTATTAGTTTATATTTAATGCCTTCTAAAAGTAACAAAGATACTTATTTATCTATGAAAAATAATGATAACTTTAGTATTAATTTTGCTAAAAATTTAATTTTAATACTAGCAATTTTAACAATTTTATTAGGTATATATCCTGAATCTATTATATATGTTTATTCAAAATTGAAATTAACATAA
- the ribA gene encoding GTP cyclohydrolase II: MNIKEVSRSKLPTQWGEFTIVGFEEIYTKNHHIALIYGIKKICKTSIILTRIHSECLTGDALFSLRCDCGFQLQSALYKISKENCGILIYHRQEGRNIGLLNKIKAYNYQDKGLDTVEANHKLGFHADERDFIPCINILKILGIYNIRLLTNNPNKINFLKKNGINVINRIPLIVGHNINNNKYLNTKVIKLGHILY, encoded by the coding sequence ATGAATATAAAAGAAGTATCAAGATCTAAATTACCAACACAATGGGGAGAATTTACTATAGTAGGTTTTGAAGAAATATATACAAAAAATCATCATATTGCATTAATTTATGGCATAAAAAAAATATGTAAAACTTCAATTATTTTAACAAGAATTCATTCTGAATGTCTAACCGGAGATGCTTTATTTAGTTTAAGGTGTGATTGTGGATTCCAATTACAATCAGCTTTATATAAAATTTCTAAAGAAAATTGTGGTATATTAATTTATCATAGACAAGAAGGAAGAAATATAGGTCTTTTAAATAAAATTAAAGCGTATAATTATCAAGATAAAGGATTAGATACCGTAGAAGCAAATCATAAATTAGGTTTTCATGCAGATGAAAGAGATTTTATCCCTTGTATAAATATATTAAAAATACTAGGTATTTACAATATTAGATTATTAACAAATAATCCTAATAAAATTAATTTTTTAAAAAAAAATGGAATAAATGTTATAAATCGAATTCCTCTAATTGTAGGACATAACATTAATAATAACAAATATCTTAACACTAAAGTTATAAAATTAGGACATATATTATATTAA
- a CDS encoding iron-sulfur cluster assembly accessory protein, whose product MILKQNLTRFTCKNPLFKGLYCTKTAFLQINKIIKTKQNTIGIKIFLRKSGCLGFKYKITLIDNLSELSPNEIVFKKEKIHIYINNKDITFIDGIIIDFIKNNFSKSFQFHNTKIQQFCGCGKSFNIF is encoded by the coding sequence ATGATATTAAAACAGAATTTGACTCGTTTTACTTGTAAAAATCCCCTTTTTAAGGGATTATATTGTACAAAAACAGCATTTTTACAAATAAATAAAATAATTAAAACAAAACAAAATACAATAGGAATTAAAATTTTTTTAAGAAAATCTGGTTGTTTAGGTTTTAAATATAAAATTACTTTAATTGATAATCTATCAGAATTATCTCCAAATGAAATTGTATTTAAAAAAGAAAAAATACATATTTATATAAATAATAAAGATATTACTTTTATTGATGGGATTATTATTGATTTTATTAAAAATAATTTTAGTAAATCTTTTCAATTCCATAATACTAAAATTCAACAATTTTGTGGATGTGGTAAAAGTTTTAATATTTTTTAA
- the sufC gene encoding Fe-S cluster assembly ATPase SufC — protein sequence MLKIKNLNVYINEKIILDKLNLSINPGEIHAIMGPNGSGKSTLSYILAGKTGYIIKQGTILFKNKNLLCMPPEIRAREGIFIAFQYPIEIPGVSNNVFLYNSLKAIRKHKGLSNLDRITYNKIINEKIKILGKSQHFLERFVNVGFSGGEKKINDILQMLVLEPDLSILDEIDSGLDIDALKKVSNIINIMRNKKRSFIIITHYRRILEYIKPDYIHILYNNKIVKSGNFNIISKLETYGYESFNE from the coding sequence ATGTTAAAAATAAAAAATTTAAATGTTTACATAAATGAAAAAATTATTTTAGATAAATTAAATTTATCAATCAATCCTGGAGAAATACATGCAATTATGGGCCCTAATGGCTCAGGAAAAAGTACATTATCATATATATTAGCAGGAAAAACAGGATATATTATTAAACAAGGGACCATTCTTTTTAAGAATAAAAATTTATTATGCATGCCACCAGAAATCAGAGCAAGAGAAGGAATTTTCATAGCATTTCAATATCCTATTGAAATTCCAGGAGTAAGTAATAATGTATTTTTATATAATTCCTTAAAAGCAATTAGAAAACATAAAGGATTAAGTAATTTAGATAGAATAACATATAATAAAATTATTAATGAAAAAATTAAAATTTTAGGAAAATCACAACATTTTCTTGAGCGATTTGTAAATGTTGGTTTCTCTGGAGGAGAAAAAAAAATTAATGATATACTACAAATGTTGGTATTAGAACCAGATCTATCTATTTTAGATGAAATTGATTCTGGATTAGATATTGATGCATTAAAAAAAGTATCTAATATAATTAATATTATGAGAAATAAGAAAAGGTCGTTTATTATTATTACACATTATCGCCGTATTCTTGAATATATTAAACCCGATTATATTCATATACTTTATAATAATAAAATTGTAAAATCAGGTAATTTTAATATTATTTCAAAATTAGAAACTTATGGGTATGAATCTTTTAATGAATAA
- a CDS encoding DedA family protein: MLLDINIIKIVIRYGYLIVFLGALIEGETFVIISGMLAHKRILIFYKIIVVAVIGAILGDQFLFYIGKKYSKNFLHLFKNYNLKIKKYSNLIINYPYFFIIIIRFMYGFRLIGPVVIGITNISNLKFFVFNIIGAIIWVLIFSSSGYFFGEVITSFAGDINKIIKYILCLLSLIFIIKIFYKIFKKHH; this comes from the coding sequence ATGCTGTTAGATATAAATATAATTAAAATAGTGATTCGATATGGTTATTTAATTGTATTTTTAGGTGCTCTTATAGAAGGAGAAACTTTTGTTATAATTTCTGGCATGCTTGCTCATAAAAGGATATTAATATTTTATAAGATTATAGTTGTAGCTGTTATAGGAGCCATTTTAGGAGATCAATTTTTATTTTATATTGGGAAAAAATATAGTAAAAATTTTCTGCATCTTTTTAAAAATTATAATTTAAAAATAAAAAAATATTCTAACTTAATTATAAATTATCCATATTTTTTTATTATTATTATAAGATTTATGTATGGGTTTAGACTAATAGGCCCTGTTGTTATTGGTATAACAAATATTTCTAATTTAAAATTTTTTGTATTTAATATTATTGGTGCTATAATTTGGGTATTAATTTTTTCTAGTTCTGGTTATTTTTTTGGAGAAGTTATTACATCTTTTGCAGGAGATATTAATAAAATAATCAAATATATTTTATGCCTTTTATCGTTAATATTTATTATTAAAATTTTTTACAAAATTTTTAAAAAACATCATTAA
- a CDS encoding SufD family Fe-S cluster assembly protein, translating into MNNNFLDQLNNIYQKHKKYHFSKKSEKHWLKLKFLLSKCKDENKKTDFFKNIKNKLLKTSKIYSVDKEKIKNFIFKRDAVFLYFVNGKLNKNISNINNIWYKISINKYNKQNYKNNSIKHNIYTHLAESLSKEILSISIDNTNNINIKPLYLIYLNEGNINLNEIIISNYRNYININSTHPIIIFEHFMNINQSYFNNVYNTFIIEKNSKLENYKFIYNKNNNNYHYANNNFFLYKNVSLKKHDIFFSQKKIQQNNNFIFMEKNSKLIYKSLLLAKNNDIINTDNYLEHNGSNCYSYQLHKAIVNNKAIINSTGLLKINPYAIKTDGQINYSGLLLSRLSEINIKPKLDIYNNDVKCKHGVSTGVINEDQIFFLKTRGINYKSAYNILLIAFMNDILKDFYNKKSVNKIFEHISCYLSIENFLNEF; encoded by the coding sequence ATGAATAATAATTTCTTAGATCAATTAAATAACATTTATCAAAAACATAAAAAATATCATTTTTCTAAAAAATCAGAAAAACATTGGTTAAAATTAAAATTTTTATTATCTAAATGTAAAGACGAAAATAAAAAAACGGATTTTTTTAAAAATATTAAAAATAAATTACTAAAAACTAGCAAAATCTATTCTGTAGATAAAGAGAAAATTAAAAATTTTATCTTTAAAAGAGATGCTGTTTTTTTATATTTTGTTAATGGGAAATTAAATAAAAATATTAGTAATATAAATAATATATGGTATAAAATATCTATTAATAAATATAATAAACAAAATTATAAAAATAATTCTATTAAACATAATATTTACACTCATTTAGCTGAATCTTTATCAAAAGAAATATTATCAATTAGTATTGATAATACTAACAATATAAATATCAAACCATTATATTTAATATATTTAAATGAAGGGAATATTAATCTTAATGAAATTATTATTTCTAATTATAGAAATTATATAAATATAAATAGTACACATCCTATAATAATATTTGAACATTTTATGAATATAAATCAATCATATTTTAATAATGTTTATAATACTTTTATAATTGAAAAAAATTCAAAATTAGAAAATTATAAATTTATTTATAATAAAAATAATAATAATTATCATTATGCTAATAATAATTTTTTTTTATATAAAAATGTTTCTTTAAAAAAGCATGATATTTTTTTTTCTCAAAAAAAGATACAACAAAATAATAATTTTATTTTTATGGAAAAAAATTCTAAACTAATATATAAAAGTTTATTACTTGCTAAAAATAATGATATTATTAATACTGACAATTATTTAGAACATAATGGAAGTAATTGTTATAGTTATCAATTACATAAAGCAATTGTTAATAATAAAGCTATTATAAATTCTACAGGATTATTAAAAATTAACCCATATGCCATAAAAACAGATGGACAAATAAATTATAGTGGCTTACTATTAAGTAGATTATCTGAAATAAATATAAAACCTAAATTAGATATTTATAATAATGATGTAAAATGTAAACATGGAGTATCTACTGGGGTAATAAATGAAGATCAGATTTTTTTTTTAAAAACAAGAGGAATAAATTATAAGTCTGCATATAATATTTTACTTATAGCTTTCATGAATGATATTTTAAAAGACTTTTATAATAAGAAATCAGTAAATAAAATTTTTGAACATATATCATGTTATTTGTCAATAGAGAATTTTTTAAATGAATTTTGA
- the sbcB gene encoding exodeoxyribonuclease I, which produces MLMKKESTFSFLFYDYETFGLNPIKDRIAQFACVRTNINFQIIEDPITLYCKLDSDYLPNPESILIHNISPKIINLNGKKEYKFANQINNIFSRSNTCILGYNNIEFDDEFSRYLFYRNFYDTYGWSWKNKNSRWDVLKLVRACYVLRPQGIHWPKINNIPIFNLEKIATINNIQPYYKSHDALSDVYTTIAVIKLIKNKQPLLYNFFFQNRKKNKIIKIINLFKIQIFIYISHIYKNANNNLSCITPLFWYSKNQNILVSFDLKNSVNDFISKIKNISLKNQKYILSYIKFINFSKSPLLVPINILRSEDIKRLKFKIEFYTKNFLVFKKHYLEIKNLIKYHLIDFYKSNYQTNIYNVDEQLYKNFFPNEDLIKFCLIHKKKVNQLNNLSFKDIRANILLFKYRARNFPFTLNSIEKDVWDMYLKHIFNKKVISNYINKINFLLQNHTNNNEQILILHNLLQYVKNQFFELIKV; this is translated from the coding sequence ATGTTAATGAAAAAAGAATCAACATTTAGTTTTTTATTTTACGATTATGAAACTTTTGGTTTAAATCCAATTAAAGATAGAATTGCGCAATTTGCTTGTGTACGTACAAATATAAATTTTCAGATAATAGAAGATCCTATTACTTTATATTGTAAACTAGATAGTGATTATTTACCTAATCCTGAATCTATATTAATTCATAATATTAGTCCTAAAATAATTAACTTAAATGGGAAAAAAGAATATAAGTTTGCAAACCAAATTAATAATATTTTCTCACGGTCTAATACTTGTATTTTAGGTTATAATAATATAGAATTTGACGATGAGTTTAGTCGTTATTTATTTTATCGTAATTTTTACGATACATATGGTTGGTCTTGGAAAAATAAAAATAGTCGTTGGGATGTACTAAAATTAGTGAGAGCATGTTATGTTCTAAGACCTCAAGGAATACATTGGCCCAAGATAAATAATATTCCCATATTTAATCTTGAAAAAATAGCAACTATAAATAATATTCAACCGTATTATAAATCACATGATGCATTATCTGATGTGTATACTACAATAGCTGTTATTAAATTAATAAAAAATAAACAACCATTACTATATAATTTTTTTTTTCAAAATAGAAAAAAAAATAAAATAATCAAAATTATAAATCTTTTTAAAATTCAAATTTTTATTTATATTAGTCATATTTATAAAAATGCAAATAATAATTTAAGTTGTATTACTCCTTTATTTTGGTATTCAAAAAATCAAAATATATTAGTATCTTTTGATTTAAAAAATAGTGTTAATGATTTTATTAGTAAAATAAAAAATATTTCATTAAAAAACCAAAAGTATATTTTATCATATATAAAGTTTATAAATTTTAGTAAATCTCCTTTATTGGTTCCTATCAATATTTTAAGAAGTGAAGATATAAAACGTTTAAAATTTAAAATAGAGTTTTATACAAAAAACTTTTTAGTATTTAAAAAACATTATTTAGAAATTAAAAATTTAATTAAATATCATTTAATAGATTTTTATAAATCTAATTATCAAACAAACATTTATAATGTTGATGAACAATTATATAAAAATTTTTTCCCAAATGAAGATTTAATTAAATTTTGTTTAATTCATAAAAAGAAAGTTAATCAATTAAACAATCTTTCTTTTAAAGATATAAGAGCTAACATTTTATTATTTAAATATAGAGCAAGAAATTTTCCATTTACTTTAAATAGTATAGAAAAAGATGTATGGGATATGTATCTAAAACATATTTTTAATAAAAAAGTTATTTCTAATTATATAAATAAAATAAATTTTTTATTACAAAATCATACCAATAATAATGAACAAATTTTAATTTTACATAATTTGTTACAATATGTAAAAAATCAATTTTTTGAATTAATAAAAGTATAA
- the sufB gene encoding Fe-S cluster assembly protein SufB yields the protein MKNDKIRFFNKKKQNYKEGFITKLKNKKFIPGIDLETIYKISAIRNEPKWMLNFRLKGYNFWIKNKEPHWLNGYFQKINYQKYIYYSMPEYNKKKNNSTNNKYLTKEVKETFNKLKVPINDYSNVAMDAVFDSVSVITTHKKKLLQQGIIFCSLNYAIKHYPEIVKKYLGSVVPANDNFFAALNAAVASDGTFIYIPKNIKCPIELSTYFRINEKNIGQFERTILIADKNSSVNYIEGCSAPIRNNHQLHAAVVEVILHQNAQVNYSTVQNWFPGEKNIGGIFNFVTKRAICKGNNSKMSWTQSETGSAITWKYPSVILKGDNSIGKFFSVSLTNGTQQTDTGTKMIHIGKNTKSTIIAKSISTEKSKNTYRSLVHINKLSDYSRNFTQCDSILIGDKCSTHTYPTLNILNNTAQIEHEATTSKIGEEQIFFCLQRGLNIESAITLIINGFCKDIFIKFPLEFAIEAQKLLSIHLENTIG from the coding sequence ATGAAAAATGATAAAATTAGATTTTTTAATAAAAAAAAACAAAATTATAAAGAAGGCTTTATTACAAAATTAAAAAATAAAAAATTTATTCCTGGAATTGATTTAGAAACGATATATAAAATATCTGCTATACGTAATGAACCTAAATGGATGCTAAATTTTAGATTAAAAGGATATAATTTTTGGATTAAAAATAAGGAACCTCATTGGTTAAATGGATATTTTCAAAAAATAAATTACCAAAAGTATATTTATTATTCTATGCCAGAATATAACAAAAAAAAAAATAATAGCACTAACAATAAGTATTTAACTAAAGAAGTAAAAGAAACCTTTAATAAATTAAAGGTGCCTATTAATGATTATTCTAATGTAGCTATGGATGCAGTTTTTGATAGTGTTTCAGTTATAACTACTCACAAAAAAAAATTATTACAACAAGGAATTATTTTTTGTTCATTAAATTATGCAATTAAGCATTATCCTGAAATAGTAAAAAAGTATTTAGGTTCTGTAGTTCCTGCTAATGATAATTTTTTTGCTGCATTAAATGCAGCTGTAGCTTCTGATGGAACATTTATTTATATCCCTAAAAACATCAAATGCCCTATTGAATTATCTACTTATTTTAGAATTAATGAAAAAAATATTGGACAATTTGAACGAACAATTTTAATTGCTGATAAAAATAGTAGTGTTAATTATATAGAAGGATGTTCTGCCCCAATTAGAAATAATCATCAATTACATGCTGCTGTAGTTGAAGTTATTTTACACCAAAATGCTCAAGTAAATTATTCAACTGTTCAAAATTGGTTTCCAGGAGAAAAAAACATAGGAGGAATTTTTAATTTCGTTACAAAAAGAGCAATATGTAAAGGAAATAATAGTAAAATGTCATGGACACAGTCTGAAACAGGATCAGCCATCACATGGAAGTATCCTAGTGTTATTTTAAAAGGTGATAATTCTATAGGAAAATTTTTTTCTGTTTCATTAACTAATGGAACTCAACAAACAGATACTGGTACAAAAATGATTCACATAGGAAAAAATACTAAATCTACAATTATTGCTAAAAGTATTTCTACGGAAAAAAGTAAAAATACTTACAGAAGTTTAGTTCATATTAATAAATTATCAGATTATTCTCGTAATTTTACACAATGTGATTCAATTTTAATTGGTGATAAGTGTAGTACGCATACATATCCTACTTTAAATATATTAAATAATACTGCTCAAATTGAGCATGAAGCTACAACATCTAAAATAGGAGAAGAACAAATATTTTTTTGTTTGCAAAGAGGATTAAATATAGAAAGTGCTATTACATTAATTATTAATGGTTTTTGTAAAGATATTTTTATAAAATTTCCGTTAGAATTTGCTATTGAAGCACAAAAATTATTATCAATTCACCTAGAAAATACTATAGGATAG